CGTGCTGATCCGCGCATGGCCGCCCAGATCATCAAGGAATGGGTGAACAACGATGAGTGATGCCGGTATCCGTCGGAGCGCAGTGCTGCTCTTCAGTCTGGGCCAGGCCGATGCGGTCGAGGTGTTCAAGTACCTCGGGCCGAAGGAAGTCCAGAAGATCTCGACCATGATGACCCAGATCACCAACCTAGGCCGGGACGAAATCATGCAGGCGGCCCAGCTGTTCCGTGACGAGGCACAGATGCGTGCCTCGATCGATGCATCCGACGAATTCCTGAAGCGGGTGCTGACCGAGGCGCTGGGAGAGGACAAGGCGTCCAACCTCCTAGACAAGATCACCCAGGGCAACGACCACACCGGTATCGAAAGCCTCAAGTGGATGGACCCGGCATCGGCTGCCGACCTGATCCGCAACGAACATCCGCAGATCATCGCCACCATTCTGGTCCACCTCGACCCGGACCAGTCCAGTGCCATCCTCCAGAACTTTACCGACCGCCTGCGCAACGATGTTCTGCTGCGGATTGCCACGCTGGAAGGTGTACAGCCGCAGGCCCTGCGCGAACTCAATGACGTGCTCACCCAGCTGCTGTCCGGCTCCGACCGCATCAAGAAGAGTGCCATGGGCGGTATCCAGCTGACGGCCGAGATCCTCAACTTCATGGGGGCCAACGTCGAGCATTCGGCGCTAGGATCCATCCGTGAATACGACCCGGAACTGGCTCAGCGCATCCAGGACAAGATGTTCGTGTTCGAAAACCTGCGCGATCTCGACAACCGGTCGATCCAGGTCCTGCTGCGCGAAGTGTCGAGCGAGTCGCTTATCCTGGCGCTCAAGGGCACCAGCAACGAGCTCAAGGAAAAGATCTTCAAGAACATGTCGTCGCGTGCGGCCGAAATGCTGCGCGACGATTTCGAGGCCAAGGGTCCGGTCAAGGTGTCGGAAGTCGAAGCCGAACAGAAGGAAATCCTCAAGATCGTGCGCAAGCTCGCCGACGATGGCCAGATCGTAATGGCCGGCAAGGGAGGCGAGGAAGGTGTCGTCGAGTAAGTCATCCCTGCGCCCCCTGCCTGGCGAAGCGGTCAGCTGGCAGCGCTGGGAGCTGGCCCCGCTGGATGCGCCAAAGCCCGATGCGCTGGCCGGAGTTGATCTGGAGGCACTGGCCCAGGCGCTGGAGGCAGGAGCCTTGCCGACAGTGGAGGAGGCCGAAGGCGTCGAGGACGATACCGCAGGCGGAGACGAACCGGCCGGGGAGGAGGAGCCTTCGCCGCCAAGCGAGGACGTGACCGAAAGCGTGCAGCTGGCGTATCCGACGGCAGCCGAGCTGGAAGCCATCCATCAGGAAGCGTACCAGGCCGGTTTTGCCGCCGGGGAGGCCGAAGGCCATTCGGCAGGCCGGCAGGCCGGCCGGGATGAAGTCGTGGCCGAGCTGCGGCCGCAACTGCTGGCCGAGTTGCAGGCACTCGAAGCCCTGCGGACGGCGCTGGATGCCCGCGTGGCGGCACTGGATGCCGAAGTGGCTCCGCAATTGAGTGCGCTGGCGTTGAGTTGCGCGCAACGCATTGTCGCGGACCATGTCCGCAATTCGGCTCATGCCATCGAGCCTTTGCTGCTGCCGGTACTGGCCGGACTGGGCCGGCAATGGCAGCAGGCCCGCCTGCGGGTACACCCCGATGATCTGGCGCTGGTGCAGACGGTTACGGCCCGTGAGGCAGCAGAAGTACGCTGGCAGTTTGTCGCCGATCCGCTCATCGAGCGTGGCGGTTGCCTGCTCGAAGGGCCGTCCGGCCGGATGGACCTGACCCTGGCTGCCCGCTGGGCCGCCTTGCAGGATGCGCTGGGTGTCGAGCCACTGCCCGTTGATCCGCTTCCGTCTGAACCCGATACGGTGATCCAGCATGGCAGCACCGTGTAATCCCTGGCATGACTATCTGGCAGCCTGCTGTGCCACGGCCGGGCAGGCCGTGCTGGACCGGCCGCGGGGCTATCTGACGCGCGTCACCGGACTGGTGATGGAGGCCGTCGGCGTCCGTCTGCCGGTCGGTGGCGGTGCCTGGGTGACATTGCCGGACGGGCGGCGCATCGAAGCCGAAGTCGTCGGTTTTAACGGCGACGTGCTGTACCTGATGCCGGTCAGCTCCGTGCAGGGGCTGCTGCCGGGCGCAGCGGTCGAGCCCGACTGGCCGGTCAGTCCGCCTGTGTTTGGTCACGCGGCAACGCTGGATGCAGCCCAGGGTGGGCGTCGCGTACCGGTGGGCATGAAACTGCTGGGGCGGATTGTCGACTCCCTGGGGCGTCCGCTGGACGAAGCCGGCCCTGTGCATCCGGATACTTTTTATCCCCTGCATGCGGCCCCGATCAATCCGCTGGACCGTGACCCGGTGCGCTCCAGCATGGATGTCGGCGTGCGCGCCATCAACGGCCTGCTGACCGTGGGGCGTGGCCAGCGTCTGGGCTTGTTTGCCGGCTCCGGCGTGGGTAAATCCGTTCTGCTGGGCATGATGGCCAAGTACACGCGCGCCGATGTGGTGGTGGTCGGGCTGATTGGTGAACGGGGTCGCGAGGTCAAGGACTTCATCGAGAACATCCTTGGAGAAGAAGGCCTGGCGCGGGCCGTGGTGGTTGCGGCACCGGCGGATACGCCGCCGCTGATGCGCCTGCATGGTGCGGCCTATGCAACTGCGCTGGCCGAGTATTACCGCGACCAGGGTCTGGACGTATTGCTGCTGATGGATTCGGTCACCCGCTATGCCATGGCGCAGCGCGAAATTGCCCTGGCCATTGGCGAACCGCCGGTGACCCGTGGCTATCCGCCTTCAGTGTTTGCCAAGCTGCCGCAGCTGATCGAGCGTGCGGGCAACGGCCGGGCCGGTGGCGGTTCGATTACCGCTTTCTATACCGTGCTGTCCGAAGGCGATGATCAGCAGGACCCGGTTGCTGACAGCTCGCGTGCCATTCTGGACGGTCACTTCGTGCTCAACCGGCGGCTGGCCGAGGCAGGGCATTATCCGGCAATCGACATCGAGCAATCGATCAGCCGGGTGATGGTCGATGTAGTCTCGGCCGATCATGTCGCCAGCGCCCGTCGTTTCAAGCAGTTCTACTCGCGCTACCAGCGCAATCTTGACCTGATCAGTGTCGGTGCCTATGTATCCGGTGCTGATCCCATGCTGGACGAGGCCATTCGCCGGCATGACATGATGGAGTCGTTCCTGATCCAGCCTGCGCATAAAGCCAGTTTTTTTGCCGAATCGGTGACGGCGCTCAATGCCACGCTGAGTGGTACATAACGCATCGTGGCCGCACCAAGCCGTTATGCCTTGCTGCTGCGTCTGGCCAGCGAGCGTACTGACCGGGCAGCCAAACAGCTGGGGCAGTCGCAGCAAAGGCTGCAAGCTGCCGAGGCCAAGCTCATGCAGCTGTCGCAATATCTGGGCGAGTATCGCCAGCAGCGGCTGGCACGTGCCAGCCAGGGAATGGGAGCACTCCAGTGGAACGATTTTCAGCGCTTTCTCGAGCGTCTGGAAGATGCCGAGCGCAGCCAGCAGCGAGACTGTGAGTGGTGCCGGCAGGCCGTCGAGCAGGCGCGCCAGCAATGGCAGGAGGCCCGTCAGCATCAGCGCGCCATGGAAACCCTGACCGAGCAGGAAGCAATGCGCCTGTTGGCCGAACAGACGCGGCGCGAACAGAAACAGACGGATGAACTGGCAACCCGTGCCTTCATGCGCAAAGATTGATGATGGGTGGATTGTGTACAATCTGCCAAAACCTGGCGCGTTACTTGCTAGTATCCCAGCCGCTTTTGACCTCTCGCTGACGACAAGCCCATGACCATCACTGTTTCTCCTGCTGTCCCGAATGCTGCCGTGGCTCCGGCTCAACAAGCCGGACGTCAGGATGCCGAGCCGTCGTCCCTGGGGGTGTTTGCCGAACTGGTGCAGGCACAGGTCGAATCGATGAGCGGCGAAGCCGGGCATATCGTCAGCGAGGCGGACAAGAAAGATCCGAAGGATGCCGAGCCTGATGCCGACGTAACGGATCTGGCGGCCCTGCTGGGGTTGCCGGCCAGTCTGACTGCGGCACCTGTCGAGCCGCGCGCCTTGCCGCAACAGGCTTCCGACAAGGGGGAGCCGCGGCTGGCCGGGTCGCAGGAAACCAAAGGAAATGGCGAAACACTGCTGGATGCCGTGAAAGGCCAGCTGGCTGACCAGGCCTCTCGTGATACGGGCAAGGTAAACGGACTGGAACGCAAGGGGAGCGAGTCGAATGCCCTTGCTGCAGGCGAGGCGGAAACTGCTGACGCCAAGGCCGGAGATACGGGAGAGGCCGGTTCGGACGGCAAGCCGCTGGTTCCGCTGGCCCAGAGTACCGTGCAAAGCCGGGGTGAAGGGCTGGTGTCAACTCTTGCCGCCTCGGCCAAGGACGACGGCAAGGCTGACCGGCACAACTTGCCGGAGCCTGGTGTGAAATCAGCTCTTGAGTCGTTGAATCCACTGATGGCATCGGCTGACAAAACGGACAAATCCCACGCCGTGGCCTCTGAGCGCACGCCGCTGAACCTGCCCGTGCAGACACAAGTTGGCCGGCCGGGGTGGAGCGAGGAAGTAGGCAAGAACATCAGCCTGATGCTGCGGCACCGGCTGGACGGGGCGCAGATGCAGCTGAATCCTGCTCATCTGGGGCCGATTGAAATCAGCCTCAAGCTGTCCGCCGACAACCAGATGAGCGTGTCGTTTGTGGCCGCTTCGGCCCAGACGCGGGACGCTCTGGAACAGGGCATGAACCGGCTGGCCCAGATGCTGTCCGGACAAGGTGTCCAGCTGGCGGATGCCCAGGTGTCGTCAGGGCAGTACGGGGATGGACGGCAGGCCCAAGAGTTCGCCGGTAACGGTAACCCGGGGCAGGAGCGGCAGCGTGCCGATGCGCCAGTGTTTTCCCTGGACATGCGTGATGAAACACCGGCCGGAATCGCGGCTCCGCGCGAGACGCCGCTCAGGCCCGATGGTCTTGTCAGTGTATTCGCATGATTTGATTTTGAGGCTTTCGCGGGCGGGGGAAATCCGCGAAAATGTGCGCAAGATTATTCACCTCTCATGAGATAGGCATAAATGGCAAGTCTGACCGAAGCGTCCGCACCTGCATCGGGTGGTGGTAAAAAACTCATGATCGTGATTGGCCTGCTGGGGCTGGTGGTTTTGCTGCTGGCCGGTGCTGTCGGTTACCTGTTCCTGAACAAGCCCGATCCTGCGGCGGCACACGAAGCAGCACCTGCTGCCAAGCACGTACCGGTGTTTGAGAAAATCGATACGTTTGTCGTCAATCTGGGCGGGCACGACACCGTGTTGCAGACCGAGCTGCAAGTCGAGCTGAGTGACGAGGCCGGGCGTGAAATGCTCAAGCAGTACATGCCGCGCATCCGCAACAACCTGATCATGCTGCTCTCCAGCAAGACAGCCGACGAGGTCGCAACGGCCGAAGGCAAGGCGCGCCTGCGCGGACAGATCCGCAGCGTGATCAACGAATCGCTGGCAGAAACCGGCCGGCGCGACGTGGTGCGTTCGGTGGTGTTCAATTCCTTCATCGTCCAGCTGCAATAAGAACCGGTACTCATGGCTGACGACATCCTTTCGCAGGAAGAGGTTGATGCGCTACTGCGCGGTGTAACCGGCGACGACCAGGACGAAGACCTTTCTGCTGCCAGTTCGGTCAAGAACTACGACATCGGCCGCCAGGAACGCATCGTGCGCGGCCGCATGCCGACGCTTGAAATCATCAACGAGCGTTTTGCCCGCAACCTGCGCATTGGCCTGTTCAACTTCATCCGCCGCAACGCCGAGATTTCCGTCGGGCCGGTCAAGGTCCAGAAATACAGCGAATTCATCCGCAACCTGGTCGTGCCGACCAACCTCAACCTGTGTCATGTCAAGCCGCTGCGTGGTACGGCATTGCTGATTTTCGATCCGGACCTGGTGTTCCTGGTGGTGGACAACCTGTTCGGCTCGGACGGTCGCTACCACGTACGGGTTGAAGGGCGTGACTTTACGCCGACCGAGCAACGCATCATCCGGCGCCTGCTGGACGTGGTGTTTTCCGAATACCAGAAAGCATGGGAACCGGTCTATCCGATCGAATTCCTGTACATGCGCTCGGAAATGAACACCCAGTTTGCCAATATCGCCACCCCGACCGAAGTCGTGGTATCGATGACGTTCCGCATCGAGCTGGGTGCCGGTGGTGGTGATTTCCACGTGTGCATGCCGTACTCCATGGTGGAGCCGATCCGGGACCAGCTGTCTTCCACCATGGCTGCTGACCGGACCGAAATCGACAACCGCTGGGTCAGCCTCCTGTCGCGCCAGGTGCAGATTGCCGAGGTCGAGCTGGTGGCAACGCTTGCAGAAGCCCAGATCACGCTGGGAGACATCCTGAACCTCAAGACCGGGGACGTGATCCCGGTCGAGATTCCGGAAAGCATCGTGGCCGACGTATCGGGCATTCCCGTGCTGGACTGCCGCTACGGCACTGCCAACGGCCAGTATGCCTTGCGGGTCGAGCGCCTGCTGGCCGGCGCACATGAACTTGAACAAGGCCTGAACTGAACCGGGCCTACCTGTCAGAATGACCAGCCGGCATCCGCCGGCTGCAAGCGAGACGCAAAAGATGAACGACGAAGTCACCATGGACGACTGGGCTGCCGCTCTGGCCGAGCAGCAGACCTCCGCCACTGATGCGCCGGTTGCCGATGCTGCCGCCGATGGCAGCGTGCAGAATGCCAACCTGTTCCAGGAGTTCGGCGCCTCCGCACCGGCATCGACCGGTGCGCCCCAGAATCTCGACATGATCCTGGACATCCCGGTCAACATGACCGTGGAGCTGGGGCGTACCAAGATCGCCATCCGCAACCTGCTGCAGCTGGCGCAGGGCTCGGTGGTGGAACTGGACGGCCTCGCCGGTGAACCGATGGACGTGCTGGTCAACGGCTGCCTGATTGCCCAGGGTGAAGTGGTGGTGGTGAACGACAAGTTCGGTATCCGCCTGACCGACATCATCACGCCGGCAGAACGCCTGCGCCGGTTGCAAAAGTGATCCGGCACCATCCGGTCGCCCTCGGGGTGCTGCTGCTGGCTGCACCCCTTTTTGCTGCGGCTTCGGCAGAATCCCTGCCGTCTCCGCTGGGCAGCCTCATGCAGGTAGCCCTGTCGCTCGGAGTCGTGCTGGCCCTGATCTGGGGGCTGGCGTGGCTGGTCCGCCGGGTAGGGCAGGTGGGGCCGGCAGGCGCGCGCGTGGTCCGGCAGGTCGGCGGAACACTGATAGGCGGGCGCGAGCGGGTGGTCGTGGTCGAAGTGGCCGGCCGCTGGCTGGTGCTGGGCGTGACCAGCCAGCAGGTGACCCTGCTGACCGAACTGGACGCCCCGCCAGCGAGCCTTCCTGCCGATCCGGTACCTTCTTCTTCCCGTAACGGTTTTGCTGCCCGCCTGGCTGATGTCATGGCGCGTGGCCGTTCTTCCTCGTCCTCGTCATGAAGTCCCGTTTCCTCTTTGCCCTGCCTTGGCTGGCGATGGGCGGACTGCTGGTGGCCGATGCCGCTGCCGCACCGAACATCCCGTTCATGAATGCCAGTCCTGCCGGCGGTGCCGGTACGCAGTACTCGCTGTCGCTCGAGATGCTGCTGTTCCTGACCAGTCTGACCTTCATTCCGGCTCTGCTGCTGATGATGACGGCGTTTACCCGCATCGTGATCGTGCTGTCGCTGTTGCGGCAGGCGATCGGCCTGATGCAGTCGCCACCCAACCAGGTGATTGTCGGTCTGTCACTGTTCCTGACCCTGTTTGTCATGGCGCCGGTGTTTGACCAGGCCTACCGAGAAGCCTGGCTGCCGTATTCCGACAGCCAGATGAATTTCATGCAGGCGGCTGAAAAAGGCGTCCAGCCGTTCAAGGGCTTCATGCTGAAACAGACGCGGGAAAAGGACTTGGCTTTTTTTGTCGAGATTGCCCGCGAAGCGCCTCCGGCCACTCCGGCAGACGTCAGCCTGAAAACCCTGATTCCGGCCTTCGTGGTCAGTGAGCTGAAAACCGCGTTCCAGATCGGATTCATGGTGTTCATTCCGTTCCTGATCATTGACCTGGTGGTGGCCAGCGTGCTGATGGCCATGGGCATGATGATGGTGTCGCCGGTGATCATTTCGCTGCCGTTCAAGCTGATGCTGTTTGTGCTGGTGGACGGCTGGACGTTGCTGATCGGTTCGCTGGTCCAGAGTTTTTACCTGACATGACGTTCCGTCTGTTGCCACTGGCAGAATCCTGCCTGCCCGCCTGTCTGGAGCTGGCCTGTGCCAGCGTCGCCGGACTGGCTGGCCGGCAATACGACGAGCGCCAGCGTGCAGCGTGGGTAACGGCATTGCAGCAGTCTGCGCCGGGCTGGCCTGCCTGCCTGCGGGCCGGATCGGGCTGGCTGGCGCTGGATGCAGAGGGGCAGCCGGCTGGATTTGCCTGGCGGGTGGCGGCAGAGGTGGACATGCTGTATGTCGCACCGGCAACGGCCCGGCGAGGCATCGGCAGGGCCCTGCTGGCGCGCTTGACAGACGACATGGCCGGTCAGCCCGGGCCGTGGCTGGCCGCTGTCAGTGATACGGCCTTGCCGCTGTTCGAGCAGGCCGGCTGGCAGTGTTGCGAACGGGAAGTGGTGGTGCGTGACGGGGTGGAAATACCCCGTTCGCGGATGAAACATGTCTCCGGAGCTGCCGGGGACCAGTCTGTGACAGGAGAGTGAAATGACGCCGGAACATGTCATCAATCTGGTGCAGAACGCACTGCTGATCCTGATCCTGATCGCGTCGCCGCTGCTGGCGGTGTCGCTGGGCGTGGGCCTTCTGGTCAGCGTGTTTCAGGCCGCGACGCAGATCAACGAAATGACGCTGACCTTCATCCCCAAGCTGCTGGCCATGTTCCTGACGGTGATCCTGGCCGGGCCGTGGATGCTGCGCACGCTGACGGACTTTACCATCCGGCTGTATTCGTCCATTCCACAGATGATCGGTTGACGTGCTGGCGCTGACTGACGCTGAAATCCGCCTTTTGCTGTCCACTTACCTGTGGCCGCTGTTCCGGGTCATGGGCTTTCTGCTGGCGGACCCCCTGTTTGGTACCAAGGCCGTGCCACGGCGGGTGAAGGTGGTGCTGGCGATTGCCCTGACGTTGCTGCTGGTGCCGTTGCTGCCACCCATGCCGGCGGTACCGGTGGTATCGGGCGAAGGTGTGTTCATCATCGTGCAGCAATTGCTGATCGGCGTTGCCATGGGGTTTGCCATGCGGCTGGTGATTACCGCCGTCGAGCTGGCAGGGGCCATGATCGGCATGCAGATGGGCCTGGGCTTTGCCATGCAGTTTGATCCGATGATGGGGGCGCAGGTGCCGTCCCTGTCGCGGCTGCTGACACTGTCGACCTATCTGGTGCTGCTGTCTTTCAACGGACACCTGATCATGCTGGGGACCGTGGCGGAAAGCTTTACGTTGTTTCCGATCAGTCTGGACCCCTTGCCTGCGGCGGGGTTGCAGCTGGTGGCGGCCTGGGGCGGCAAGATGCTGGCTCTGGCATTGTGGCTGTCGCTGCCGGTGGTGGTGGCATTGCTGATCACCAACCTGGCGATCGGCGTGATGACCCGGGCTGCACCGCAGTTCAACATTTTCAGTTTCGGCTTTCCGCTGACGCTGCTGATCGGCTTCGTGGTGCTGTATTACGCACTGCCTTTCATGGGGCAGGCCTTGCAGCAGCTCTATCTGCAAGGCTTTGAACTGATGCGGCAGACCTTGATGGTCAAGGGTGGCGGCGGCGCTTGAGCCGATGCTAGAATCAGCGCAAATACCGGTATTTTCATCCTGACAAACCCGCCTGTGCGGGTTTTTTCGATACTCACGAGGTTGCAACATGGCTGGTCACAGCAAGTGGGCGAACATTCAGCACCGCAAAGGTCGCCAGGACGCCAAGCGCGGCAAAATCTTTACCCGTCTGATCAAGGAAATCACCGTCGCGGCCAAGATGGGAGGCGCCGATCTGGGCTCCAACCCGCGTCTGCGTCTGGCCGTAGACAAGGCCAAGGCCGAGTCGATGCCGAAGGACAATATCGAAAACGCCATCAAGCGCGGCGCCGGCCTGCTTGATGGTGTGGACTATATCGAATGCCGCTACGAAGGCTATGGCATTGGCGGTGCGGCAGTGATGGTGGACTGCCTGACCGACAACAAGACCCGTACCGTGGCCGATGTACGTCATGCTTTCAGCAAGTTTGGCGGCAACATGGGCACCGACGGCTGCGTGGCATTCCAGTTTACCCACTGTGGTTATCTGGTGTTTGCGCCCGGTACCGATGAAGACGCACTGATGGAAGCCGCGCTGGAGTCCGGTGCCGACGACGTGGTCAGCAACGACGACGGTTCGATCGAGGTGATCACCGACCCCAACAGCTTTTCCGACATCAAGGATGCACTGGAAGCCAAGGGCTTCAAGGCCGAGATGGGAGAAGTCACCATGCGTGCCCAGAACGAGACCGAGCTGAGCGGGGACGATGCTGTCCGGATGCAAAAGCTTCTGGATGCGCTGGAAGACCTGGACGATGTGCAGGAGGTGTATACCTCGGCCGTACTCGATGCATAAGCCTTTTCCCTTCCCGGGATGACGACCGCCGGCCTGCTTGCCGGCGGTTTGTTTTGCCGGATATCGGCAAGCCAGATTTTGTGAGCAGGGCGGCAATGGCTGGGGTAGACTGCCCCGAATTGACAGCGTGCCGCTTGAATTCGCCACGGTTGCGCCCACTTTTCAGCGCAACCACGAAACACTATCCAGAGATTGCTACATGTCGCAAAGCGATTCACCCCAAACTGCCACTCCGATTCCGCTGTTGCCCCTGCGGGATGTCGTGGTGTTTCCGCACATGGTCATCCCGCTGTTTGTCGGCCGTCCCAAGTCCATCAAGGCGCTGGAGCGCGCCATGGCGGAAGACAAGCAGATCCTGCTGGTAGCGCAGAAATCCGCCGTGAAGGATGAACCGGCCATTGATGACCTGTACGCGGTCGGCACCCTGGCGTCGGTATTGCAGATGCTCAAGCTGCCGGACGGTACGGTCAAGGTGTTGGTCGAAGGCAAGCAGCGTGCCCATGTGCAGGGCGTGACCGAAGACGACGGCTTTTTCATGGCCGACGCCGGGCTGGTGGTGGCCGAGCCTGCCAACGACAACGAGCTGGAAGCCATGCGGCGTACGCTGCTGACCCAGTTCGAGCAGTACGTCAAACTCAGCAAGAAGATCGCTCCCGAGGTACTGGCAACCCTGTCCGGCATCGAAAACGCCAGCCGTCTGGCCGACACCATTGCCGCCTACCTGCCGCTCAAGCTGGAGCAGCGGCAGGAAATGCTGGAAATGCTGGATACCGGCCGCCGTATGGAACGGTTGCTGGCCCAGATCGAGTCGGAAATCGACATCCTTCAGGTCGAGAAGCGCATCCGTGGCCGGGTCAAGCGGCAAATGGAAAAGAGCCAGCGCGAGTATTACCTCAACGAACAGGTCAAGGCGATCCAGAAAGAGCTGGGCGAGGAAGATGAGTCCGCCGAGTTCGACGAACTGGAAAAAAAGATCAAGGCCGCAGGCATGTCCAAGGAAGGCAAGGACAAGGCCCTGTCCGAGCTGAAAAAGCTGCGCATGATGTCGCCGCAATCGGCTGAAGCGACCGTGGTGCGCAACTATATCGAC
The nucleotide sequence above comes from Laribacter hongkongensis DSM 14985. Encoded proteins:
- the fliG gene encoding flagellar motor switch protein FliG, with the translated sequence MSDAGIRRSAVLLFSLGQADAVEVFKYLGPKEVQKISTMMTQITNLGRDEIMQAAQLFRDEAQMRASIDASDEFLKRVLTEALGEDKASNLLDKITQGNDHTGIESLKWMDPASAADLIRNEHPQIIATILVHLDPDQSSAILQNFTDRLRNDVLLRIATLEGVQPQALRELNDVLTQLLSGSDRIKKSAMGGIQLTAEILNFMGANVEHSALGSIREYDPELAQRIQDKMFVFENLRDLDNRSIQVLLREVSSESLILALKGTSNELKEKIFKNMSSRAAEMLRDDFEAKGPVKVSEVEAEQKEILKIVRKLADDGQIVMAGKGGEEGVVE
- a CDS encoding FliH/SctL family protein, with protein sequence MSSSKSSLRPLPGEAVSWQRWELAPLDAPKPDALAGVDLEALAQALEAGALPTVEEAEGVEDDTAGGDEPAGEEEPSPPSEDVTESVQLAYPTAAELEAIHQEAYQAGFAAGEAEGHSAGRQAGRDEVVAELRPQLLAELQALEALRTALDARVAALDAEVAPQLSALALSCAQRIVADHVRNSAHAIEPLLLPVLAGLGRQWQQARLRVHPDDLALVQTVTAREAAEVRWQFVADPLIERGGCLLEGPSGRMDLTLAARWAALQDALGVEPLPVDPLPSEPDTVIQHGSTV
- the fliI gene encoding flagellar protein export ATPase FliI, encoding MAAPCNPWHDYLAACCATAGQAVLDRPRGYLTRVTGLVMEAVGVRLPVGGGAWVTLPDGRRIEAEVVGFNGDVLYLMPVSSVQGLLPGAAVEPDWPVSPPVFGHAATLDAAQGGRRVPVGMKLLGRIVDSLGRPLDEAGPVHPDTFYPLHAAPINPLDRDPVRSSMDVGVRAINGLLTVGRGQRLGLFAGSGVGKSVLLGMMAKYTRADVVVVGLIGERGREVKDFIENILGEEGLARAVVVAAPADTPPLMRLHGAAYATALAEYYRDQGLDVLLLMDSVTRYAMAQREIALAIGEPPVTRGYPPSVFAKLPQLIERAGNGRAGGGSITAFYTVLSEGDDQQDPVADSSRAILDGHFVLNRRLAEAGHYPAIDIEQSISRVMVDVVSADHVASARRFKQFYSRYQRNLDLISVGAYVSGADPMLDEAIRRHDMMESFLIQPAHKASFFAESVTALNATLSGT
- the fliJ gene encoding flagellar export protein FliJ, with the translated sequence MAAPSRYALLLRLASERTDRAAKQLGQSQQRLQAAEAKLMQLSQYLGEYRQQRLARASQGMGALQWNDFQRFLERLEDAERSQQRDCEWCRQAVEQARQQWQEARQHQRAMETLTEQEAMRLLAEQTRREQKQTDELATRAFMRKD
- a CDS encoding flagellar hook-length control protein FliK, producing the protein MTITVSPAVPNAAVAPAQQAGRQDAEPSSLGVFAELVQAQVESMSGEAGHIVSEADKKDPKDAEPDADVTDLAALLGLPASLTAAPVEPRALPQQASDKGEPRLAGSQETKGNGETLLDAVKGQLADQASRDTGKVNGLERKGSESNALAAGEAETADAKAGDTGEAGSDGKPLVPLAQSTVQSRGEGLVSTLAASAKDDGKADRHNLPEPGVKSALESLNPLMASADKTDKSHAVASERTPLNLPVQTQVGRPGWSEEVGKNISLMLRHRLDGAQMQLNPAHLGPIEISLKLSADNQMSVSFVAASAQTRDALEQGMNRLAQMLSGQGVQLADAQVSSGQYGDGRQAQEFAGNGNPGQERQRADAPVFSLDMRDETPAGIAAPRETPLRPDGLVSVFA
- a CDS encoding flagellar basal body-associated FliL family protein; the encoded protein is MIVIGLLGLVVLLLAGAVGYLFLNKPDPAAAHEAAPAAKHVPVFEKIDTFVVNLGGHDTVLQTELQVELSDEAGREMLKQYMPRIRNNLIMLLSSKTADEVATAEGKARLRGQIRSVINESLAETGRRDVVRSVVFNSFIVQLQ
- the fliM gene encoding flagellar motor switch protein FliM gives rise to the protein MADDILSQEEVDALLRGVTGDDQDEDLSAASSVKNYDIGRQERIVRGRMPTLEIINERFARNLRIGLFNFIRRNAEISVGPVKVQKYSEFIRNLVVPTNLNLCHVKPLRGTALLIFDPDLVFLVVDNLFGSDGRYHVRVEGRDFTPTEQRIIRRLLDVVFSEYQKAWEPVYPIEFLYMRSEMNTQFANIATPTEVVVSMTFRIELGAGGGDFHVCMPYSMVEPIRDQLSSTMAADRTEIDNRWVSLLSRQVQIAEVELVATLAEAQITLGDILNLKTGDVIPVEIPESIVADVSGIPVLDCRYGTANGQYALRVERLLAGAHELEQGLN
- the fliN gene encoding flagellar motor switch protein FliN — translated: MNDEVTMDDWAAALAEQQTSATDAPVADAAADGSVQNANLFQEFGASAPASTGAPQNLDMILDIPVNMTVELGRTKIAIRNLLQLAQGSVVELDGLAGEPMDVLVNGCLIAQGEVVVVNDKFGIRLTDIITPAERLRRLQK
- the fliO gene encoding flagellar biosynthetic protein FliO, which translates into the protein MIRHHPVALGVLLLAAPLFAAASAESLPSPLGSLMQVALSLGVVLALIWGLAWLVRRVGQVGPAGARVVRQVGGTLIGGRERVVVVEVAGRWLVLGVTSQQVTLLTELDAPPASLPADPVPSSSRNGFAARLADVMARGRSSSSSS
- the fliP gene encoding flagellar type III secretion system pore protein FliP (The bacterial flagellar biogenesis protein FliP forms a type III secretion system (T3SS)-type pore required for flagellar assembly.), with translation MKSRFLFALPWLAMGGLLVADAAAAPNIPFMNASPAGGAGTQYSLSLEMLLFLTSLTFIPALLLMMTAFTRIVIVLSLLRQAIGLMQSPPNQVIVGLSLFLTLFVMAPVFDQAYREAWLPYSDSQMNFMQAAEKGVQPFKGFMLKQTREKDLAFFVEIAREAPPATPADVSLKTLIPAFVVSELKTAFQIGFMVFIPFLIIDLVVASVLMAMGMMMVSPVIISLPFKLMLFVLVDGWTLLIGSLVQSFYLT
- a CDS encoding GNAT family N-acetyltransferase → MTFRLLPLAESCLPACLELACASVAGLAGRQYDERQRAAWVTALQQSAPGWPACLRAGSGWLALDAEGQPAGFAWRVAAEVDMLYVAPATARRGIGRALLARLTDDMAGQPGPWLAAVSDTALPLFEQAGWQCCEREVVVRDGVEIPRSRMKHVSGAAGDQSVTGE
- the fliQ gene encoding flagellar biosynthesis protein FliQ, with amino-acid sequence MTPEHVINLVQNALLILILIASPLLAVSLGVGLLVSVFQAATQINEMTLTFIPKLLAMFLTVILAGPWMLRTLTDFTIRLYSSIPQMIG
- the fliR gene encoding flagellar biosynthetic protein FliR → MLALTDAEIRLLLSTYLWPLFRVMGFLLADPLFGTKAVPRRVKVVLAIALTLLLVPLLPPMPAVPVVSGEGVFIIVQQLLIGVAMGFAMRLVITAVELAGAMIGMQMGLGFAMQFDPMMGAQVPSLSRLLTLSTYLVLLSFNGHLIMLGTVAESFTLFPISLDPLPAAGLQLVAAWGGKMLALALWLSLPVVVALLITNLAIGVMTRAAPQFNIFSFGFPLTLLIGFVVLYYALPFMGQALQQLYLQGFELMRQTLMVKGGGGA